The Triticum urartu cultivar G1812 chromosome 5, Tu2.1, whole genome shotgun sequence genome contains the following window.
CGCCACGAGATTCGCCTCGCCCGCTGGCGGTACCGTCAGCGGGTGGCGGAGGTGGCAGCCACCTACAAGGTGATTCGGCGagaccgaggaggaggaggaggacatcGCCGAGTCCGCGCCCCGCCGTGACGACCACGAAGCCGGCACGTCCGCGAGCGCCGCCGACAGCGAGGAAGAATAGTGCACGATAAGATGCCGCCACTCGTGTCTCAGGAAGGCCACCGCTCCTCCCCCTCCCGTCGACTCCAATCTTGGTGGACTCAACATCGTCGGCCGATTAGTCGCTTGGCGGCGATGTTGAGGCGGACAACGTCACTTTCAGCTTCACTTCAGTTTCACTTCTCGGGGCTCATGGTCGGACATGGGGGATGGGCACCGGCGACCAGTTAGAGTATGTATTAATTATACCATCAGAGCCGGACTAGCACTACTTtgatgtaaatgtaatgaaatctgtcGTGTTTATATGAAATCTGGATGTGTTTATATGAAATTCATCTGTTTTGAATTTCATTCAATTGGTTCAAGTTGTAGTCAAAAATAAAATGCATGTGGCTGCGGTTGAATGACGTCTCCCGCATATGAGTCCGTAGATGGATGTAGAGAGAATTTACGGGTAGGCGTTGAAGGTACCCTTACACGCTAGAATGCCCATTAGCCCAGGCCCCAGGGCACGTCCTAatcactgttcaagatatcttccgatatttCGATAAATCAGCCAATGTATCGCTTATCGTTGTCTGGCCGATAAGATAAATCGACCGATAAATCAaccgatatggcgataaatcggTCGATATGCCGATAAATTGGCCGATTTAtcccttatcatgggtcgaccgataagtttCCGATAAGTGATGTCCCCAACATTGATCCTAATATACTTTTGACGTTGCAAGTGACAAACTGCACATCCTCTCAGTCTCAGGCGTGAGGCCATGGCGAGTACCTTTCCCACCCCGACCCTCTCGACGCCCAAGCTGTCCCTGCCACCGCTCGGTCCTTCGCGCCGCAacgctgccgctgccgctgcctcGTGGCGGCACCGCGGGCAGATCTGCGCGACCACCGGAGGCGATGCTCCCGCAGCAGCAGCGACGACAGAGGAGGAAGCAAAGGCTAGGAAGGAGCAGAGGAAACGATGCCTGAGGTGCGGCGTCCTGTACCTGGACGAGGAGAACTCCGCTGCTGCCTGCGCCTTCCATGGCCACATCACCGGTAGGTATCGTATCAGCACCACTGACTGCTGCATCACACTACAGTACACTAGTTGCAAAATATCTTCAGGTTGCGGTTGGGCTTGCGACTCTCTGCGTGCTGTGTACCACGAACGTCCTTGCCCATGCATACGACTGCAGCAGCCTATGCAAAACTATAGGCCGGAGGAGCTTCCCGAGGCCCGTTTGAGAGTGGACATATGCGTGTTTGTGTTGCAGGTGAGAAGGGGCTGTTTTCGCTGTCGCCGCCGCACCAAGGGATCGACGGCGAGTGGAGCGACAAGAGCGGGGTCATCGTCTACCGGTGGAACGACCGTGGCGACCGCCCCAACACCGGCCGTGCCAACTGGAAGGGGAGGTGGAGCTGCTGCCAGGAGCGGGACGAGGAAGCGCCGCCGTGCCGCCGTGGGCACCACGTCTCCTACGACGATGGCTTCACTCTCTTCTAGCCACGATTCGCCATATGTTCTGATAAGCTAGAGACTGTAATTCGGGAGGAATTTCTGTGTTCCAAATTAACTGTGTAAAGTTGCTTCTACTTAATGTTGAAACTAAAAATGATAAGTGAAGCTTACTGAATAAGTGAATATGAACCAGAGGTTGACCATTTGCAGACAATAAAGTCTTGAGGTATTTTCTAGTCAAATATTTGTGAAATAGTTAATAAAGATGGTTGTATGCATCAATTGATGCAGAGGCCAGGGTTTAGCCTTCTTTTCCAAAAAGAATTTTTTTGCATACAATGAAGTCTTCATGGCTTCACGAACATGGTCGTAGGTGCATAAAACCATAAAATATATCTAACACGATCCATGTCATCATATCAAACAGAATGCGCACACTGTGATGCAACCGACTTAGATGGCTTTCATGCCGGGACGACATATCCTGGAGAGTGTGTTCGTTCTTCATGAAACCTTACATGAAATTCACTCAAAGAAATTAAATGGAGTTATCTTCAAAATGGACGTCGAAAAGGCTTACGATAAAGTTAAATGATCATTTTTGCAACAGGCTTTGTGTATGAAGGGTTTTGATGCGGCCTGGAGAAAGCAGGTCGAATCATTTATACAAAAGGGCAATGTAAGGATCAAGGTAAATGATGACATATGTCATTACTTTCAGACACAAAAGGGATTGAGACAAGAGGATCCGATGTTTTTCTATCCTATTTAATATCGTTGTTGATATGTTGGTGGCTCTCATTGGTCGAGCCAAAGAGGACGGTCAGGTGAGTTGGCTCATCCCTCATCTTGTAGATGATGGGGTATCTATAGTACAACATGTAGATGATACAATTATTTTTATGGAACATGATATGGTAAATGCTAAAAACATGAAACTGGTTTTGTGTCTTTGCAAACAATTGTCTGGCTTGAAAATCAATTTCAATAAGAGTGAACTGTCCTGTTTTGGGCACACCAAGGAGGAAAGGGAACATTATATACAATTGTTTGGGTGCGAGTTGGGGTCTCTTTTGTTTAGTTATCAAGGAATCCCAATTCATCACCGAAAACTGGCCAACAAAGAATGAAAGTGCATAGAGGATCGATTTGAGAAGAAACTAAGTTGCTTGAAGAGCAAGCTTATGTCTTATGAGGGTCGGCTAATTCTGATAAATTTCATGCTTACAAATATGCCGATGTTCCTATTGCTCTTCTTTCAAGTACCTATGGGGAGTAAGAAAAATGTTGGATTTTTATCGGTCAATGTTTTTTCTGGCAAAGCGATGAGACTAAAGCCAAGCACAGGTTGGCCAAGTGGGATATAATTTATAGGCTGAATGACCAAGGGAGTTTAGGCATTAAAAACCTTGAGTTAAAGAACAAGTGCCTATTCAATAAATGGCTATACATGCTATCTAGAGGAGGAGGGTGTGTGGATACAGTTATTGCATAACAAGTATTTACAATCCAAGCCCCTTGCACAAGTAATGTCGCAGCCGAACGATTCACTTTTTTGGAAGAGGCTAATGCGAACAAATGGTGCCTTTTTCAATAGAACCAACTTCATCGTAGAGAACGTTAATAATAGTAGGTTTTGGGAAGATACAGGGCTAGGGCAGAGGCCACTGAGCATACAATATCCAACCCTTTATAATATTATACAACATAAAGACGCTTTCGTAAGTAAAATACTAGGATCAATTTTAAACATTCAGTTCAGGAGATGCACCTACGAGATTGGCCGAGGTATAATATTTAGTGGATGGAGTCCCATAAATCTAGCAACCCCCCATCAGATCTCATAGGCACattggattgcgtttgttccaattGTATTGTATTATGTAACTGTAGATCAGTAGAGATCGTTTAAGGATGAACTTCACCTAAACAAGCAGTTGCACTTATCCGCAATTAAACAATTAACTATGCCTTGAATTGTTAGTCTTGCGCGAACAAGCTTCACTGAATATCCTTACAAGTACATGGCTGCCAGGGCTACCCCGTGGGGTGGAGCATATAAGTCATACTCCTAGCATTTCATGGGCTTACTAGAGATTACCCGATTTCACAGACTATAACTAACAGTCTAGATCATATCGGTGCGTTTTTTAAAGACTACCCTGTAGGAGGACGTCTTCGCTTTCATAGTAAACGAAACACTTAAAAATTAATCAACATGTCGTAATAGTATTAGCGAGAGAGCTGGATTTTCGGCGGAATGAATTTATTAATTGTTCTCTCCGGCTGCAAAGGTTTGTTTTCTCAAGTCCTACTTCATAAGATCTCTGATCACatagtgaaagtgcgttatatcgactagagggggggtgaataggcgatttttatgagagtcttcaaaacatgggagtttcgaagacaaacaataTAAGCAagcctattaccatgcagcggaaggtagactacactaggcaaaccatagtcgaATATTCagtgaagtgaaagcacaatgactaacaGTAGCAAGGTAGTCAGGAtcgggtaggaagatattatgaagccaatcagaacacacagtcactcagtgaagacagaagataatgcaatcatacaatgacttcacaaggaccaacagtaagtaaagggaaggaatggatgaaaccagtgactcgttgaagacaatgatttgttggaccagttccagttgctgtgacaactgtacgtctggttggggcggctaggtatttaaaccttaggacacacagtcccagacacccagtcctgaacacgcagctcaggacacccagtcctcactatattccccttgagctaaggtcacacggacctcgcccaatcactctggtaagtcttcaaggtagactccaaaccttcacagacttcgttcaccggcaatccacaatgtctcttggatgctcagaacgcgacgcctaaccggctggaggatgcacagtcctcaagtgtaataagtcttcagatcacacataCAAGaggacttaagtgatgcccaattctctctagctctgggtggttagggctttatcctcgcaaggaattctctctcaaaggcttcgaggtgggttgctctcaaacgacaaaagccgtactctcaatctgagcagccaaccgtttatggttgtggggggtgggctatttatagccacttggcaacccgacctgatttgtccgaaatgaccctgggtcactaaggaactgacacgttttccaacggtcagatttcaaactcacacggcaactttacttgggctacaagcaaagctgacttgtccgactctggacaagattcgctctcatagtcttcactcgaagacataggtttttggttaggcatcacttcagtcaatctgactggttctcttggaccccacttaacagtacggtggttcctatgactcaacacaaaagaaaaagaactacgaaagatctaagtcttcgagcttcataggcttcatgtggtgtcttctcttgtcatagtcttcaatgtgaatatcttcatataccacctttgacttcaatgtcttcatacatttttaggggtcatctttggtaggaaaaccgaatcaatgagggacttctacctgtgttatcctgcaattctcacaaacacattagtccctcaactaggtttgtcgtcaatactccaaaaccaactaggggtggcactagatgcacttacaatctccccttttttggtgattgatgacaaactagttgaagttttcaacggggaatataatatgtgagattgtaaaggataaggaattgtcttcataagttgtaagggctccccctgaagacgtgcatataagtaatttgcttttggaatgcaaatgcacatggcaggttgtacttgtggagatcctcttcagcttatgatgacaatccatcATGCATGtaaaggtatgtgaagataatgacatgcataatggaaaatggacgtctgcaaatgatctaagtgcagaatttatcgtcgcacatgcggaatttatcatcgcatcgtaaaatagcaaataagtggcagacgaccattgagtttaagtgttacaactcaaagaaccaaatgtatcaaaacgagagttgtaaacactaggcaaaacataaagtaaccgcccatattgacccgcttgaagactatcaaacgcatatgcttctcccccttttgttagtgaggaccaaaaaggtttgaagacatagagcatctactcgttcccacgaagagtaggtgaagcagcagggtcatcggtggtgtttggcggtgcagaagaacttggagcagtgtcgaagcgtgctgaaggagggggcggtgaagtggcatcgtcttcgtcctcaatcactctggcattcacagttgccgcagagaaagagaactcagagtcttcaagggatggagttcgtcgcagcactgcccttcggggaggtgtggagtcagacttgaagcgttcagagaagccatcctcttgaagatcatcttcagagcacataagcgtccgccctttccatgtacgccgacaagtttcatgggcaacaaaggcattcttggtggtaaggttgcgaatgcggttgacatccaccaagaggctgtgcatttggcgcttcagccagtcattaTGCCTATCCtttttctgatgaagagccaccagaagctctcggtcattgagaacacgagatcgcttcttgggccgctgggcaatagtgctttcagtgtcttcagtaagggcacgatgaggtgcacgtgtagttccagccagaggataaacacgagtgacggcttcaactccttcaatgttctatGAGAAACTTTGATGCTTCACATTCTGAAGACTAataggttccttggcaggctcaggataaatggcttcaacggacatatccacatcaggcataaagatccgatgattgcgagcagagggctgatatgagatagctgagtggagtttgatcagccgcattattaatggagcatagaacttcaagccaaacagatcagagcctgatgcagcaagttgacGAATGAAGAAGTCTtatgcattgaagcatttgccatgaataatatagaagaccaaagtcttcattgcaccttccagctttgcatatggggaatgtcctttgatgggccagagagttcgccttaaaATATGATAGAtggtccttggcagatactccaggtcttcaacaaggaactccttaggatattcagcgtcttgtggcaaaggcttcatcatactgagcatctgactcatgtttggttcaggcttttgaaagatgctctccatagcttcactgtgatgTTGACATCCAGGTTCATAGAGTTCttcaggagtgggcagaccagtgagctcaatgatatcaaaggctttggcttcatgatgaacatttcctgttatccactcaaggacccaagtcttcggatctctgttgtaaccacgaatgtgaagtgtggcatagaactggagcagcaactcttcgttccagtgctcttggtcggtgatgaagggcaacaatccaacctctttgaagcagtCTAGAGCTTTTTCCAGACAGGGCAGATGCAGGATgcatatgtgggaagatgcgaccttgattgtacagaatgcaggagtaatagcttcgctgcgggtagctccagaaccgatcagaagatattctttcccttgagtaggggttcttggagctgttgaagaaagtgttgtctgctttgaagccgttgatattgaaggatccaggtgccgttgcaggacctggaaacctgggcagtCTTGGCATTGGCTTttgtacctgaggcctatgctcaatatgatagtcaaattaaggaccggcagcaggcgcaggaacagaagcagtggcatcattggcttcgctaacttcttcttcttgggttggtggaggctccacatttgcttcagtcatgacagcgtcagtggcttcggtggcagcctcaagatttaaTTTCTCCagttgatgagctggagggtcggtcagaATCACGTtttcctcgagaacagcttcttggtgagacggggcTATAGCAACTCTTGCTTCTCCTTGGGTGTCaccggctgatgcagccggaatgtcttcagctgttttagcttcagactcggagacttgaggccttggttctttgcgaagcctgcgtaacgctggcgacgcctgtggagtcggagttggctgggcctcaaagtcattttcctcttgtgcttgtgggtgatcagcccatgatgcatcctgagcaattggcgtcagaggacgaccaatgctgatgagttcgttgtgcgttagcataggcgatgatacctgttggtgctcaatctgaggaagaactgcatcatcttcaacatggtcatggtgaccaatgtcttcagcagcggtgggatcagctgctggaaagtctttggcttcatgagcctctgtggaagcaggctcatggacagtcagttggcgctcttaaTGTTCAGTGTCAGagcgaaccatggagatgggttcaacaattaagggctctgtgggagcagcatgttccttcttggtcttccgcttcttttTGGAGGGGAcagcagcagaggcttcaggatgtttcctctttctggcttcagcctcagcagtcctcgtcttttTCAGTTCAGAAGCGGTGGACCTGGCTTTTGGCTttgagccagtcatgctggttgggaagacaatgggatcaacttcctgccttggtgcatcGAGTTcggccatagcaggcttcttcttctgctgctgctttgcagccatcctgaGGTCAATGcaaggacgcccaagggccttgcgcttctcagcctcattgtagacTTGCAtgcacttgtcagccaggctcttcatgcggtcacgagaaccttgagctttcgcacgtttcttgagaaaggcttccttgagctcgtgcagcatgatcttgaagctcttgacctcttgcacgctgagcttggccatttgcttcttgaactgagctttctcaaagtcaatcttctgcttcagttcgacgatgcgctgagctagagctagctctgaagcaatggcgccatggaaggcaacactgagaccaatgggaagttgcaggtcttcaaagctgaggttgggcgtttcaaaccactcattgatgaagtcatggatgattgccacgtcaaagagaggcaaattgttgaagatttctgcttcttctttgctcttgatcagttgctcaagagcgtcatctgccagatcttcatcactggacagatcaatggcatcattgcgcagaatggcagcagcagttagtTCTTGGCTTCTGTGTGGCAGAGGCGTCTTGACtgtctggggcttggagatgcgtgacagatcttcagactgcacactgtcttcaggaggtgtagtagccagtggcttcgcccgtgagatttttggggccgaggcaggctttgaagctttaggctgcttcagtttctttggcttcggtgctgcaggcgcttcatcagattcagcgtcatctgcaggctcgcccacagctgtcccttgaaccacgatgtgagtgatgagaccttccaggttgtagaagggcccaacaagattgggttcagcttcttGGGTACCATCatcacggggagcagagggaccagggttgaagtccagtcccaatgacttcttgttctccTTGGCTGATGCCTTTGCGTGCTGGAAGTTGTGCTTGAAGAGATtttcgtcacgacaccatagcagtgatgATGGGTCGGCATCTTCAGGCTGAGGTCCATGGACCATACATGGATAGAAAccctgagcaatagcttcagctctgttcttgggtggaaggcctcggaagagaatatcaccccaaggacttttgatagcactcttctcagcatattccttggtcacgaatctgtatttgtaccactgttctgcccaatatcttcgaatccattggattcgggtttttgcgctgattgtaatcctcttcaggatctgtcttgtacagttctgagagatcatcaggcagatctcttgatgtttctcctcgacgctttctgccacccttccttgctgctttctctgttgccatgaactttaaactgaatggcttcaacacattcaaaggcttcagaggctttcgcttgctggacaaacaagaactggcttcgggagaatttatatgatgttgtaagaattctgcaaatgaatgcagattATGAGAACCAAGAGATTCTTCCACAGACATGTActtgtgacagcattaaggtgcgagggaaggggaagaggtcatatgcattctcagaagattttgaagataaatcagtttagaagatggacctcatcgtgcgaagacattcactcatagataaggagttggttccagatttgtacgaatccagagatcagtacaagtgaggaatctaactactttgtgaagcataagtgaacatactaggcataatatgagatgcagtatgaagtggatccaacatgtgtgaacggaaactgcttgtggtagaaagtgacgaatctgaAGAATCAAAGGGgtcgtaaaaaggaagttttatttaccacacaaggaactgctagacggagtggaagaggaggccgagcagttcgatcgtccgtgccctaacttgacgacggaagacacctacggcgacggcggagaggacgatatCCGCGGTcagcgtgaagacggcgtcggagaggttgcggcagcgaagcgcttcgtcgccggcgtcgtcgagggctagtggtggcgctagggttcgtgcgagagtggaagaagagataatgactgtggtgaggcgtgtatttatagggacaggggcggcacagcgttattacacaggtgcccctggcaattcacatctgaggaacacgtggtcatcatgcagcatatcggaggttgttccacgtcccacgcacgcctggattgtcgggtggttgttcccacttctccgggtttcaggtgaaggaatgagcattgaaaatggacttaatgtttgtctctgtatcttctgctgacaaggacgcagagaagacattcgacagtttcaatagaatgcatatgatttggagagatagagtttgagatagagagcatagagaggttatggtccgatcacattcacttagttcaaaagattcaacaagaagacatagctataagtgaatgctgtagaggacagaacactagtatgtatatatataatcaacatagtgaagataatcatgaagacatgttgattttgaagccaaaccaaatgtgaagacatagcaaatgtaacgccatgggtaaaacacttcaaacaaaA
Protein-coding sequences here:
- the LOC125556213 gene encoding uncharacterized protein LOC125556213 is translated as MASTFPTPTLSTPKLSLPPLGPSRRNAAAAAASWRHRGQICATTGGDAPAAAATTEEEAKARKEQRKRCLRCGVLYLDEENSAAACAFHGHITGEKGLFSLSPPHQGIDGEWSDKSGVIVYRWNDRGDRPNTGRANWKGRWSCCQERDEEAPPCRRGHHVSYDDGFTLF